From Vigna angularis cultivar LongXiaoDou No.4 chromosome 11, ASM1680809v1, whole genome shotgun sequence:
ACATTTgatcctttttgttttttatttggatCATGGATAGAGAAAGAGTCCACACTGCATCATAAGCACGTGCTGCAAATATCCCAGGCTCATTGTTAAGCTCATGAGGGTTCTCTGAGCTAaacttttttctaaatttagagTAAAAGTCCTTGTAATGAAGCCCTATTTCTGGGAAGTAGCTCTTTACTCCAACTATCCCTTGCATTGATGATATAGTAGAAGAGTTCAATGAATGGACAAGACTTGTAAGAGGATCAGTAACGATCCACACATAACCTTTCTCCATCATTTTCAATTCCTTTGCAGTTTGAAACAGGTTTATGGCCAAAGGAACTGACAAATTAACAACAAAAACTCTACAATAGCTATTCCTAAGCTTCTCTAGTTCTTGAGGCAGTGAAGAGGAGCTTAACGGAGGGATGGTCAAAACATTGCTTATATGAATACCTGACACACTGAGATCTCTATAGAGATGAGAGAACATTCTCGTGGATGAAGAATCAGTATCATCGTATATTATGTTAACGTTGTACCATTCAAAGGATTGTACAATAGCTGCTACTGCTTTCATCTGCTTAAACTGATTACGTGAGATTTGCACAAGGTAGGGCCACTTCAAAGTTGACCAATTTGGAGTTGCATCAGCTAGAGATAGAACTGGGGTCATATTTTGGCTACAAATATCAGCCACTAAAGTTGTCTCTTTCCATGTATCAGGTCCTATAATTGCTTTCACTTTCTGTGTATCAATAAGATCTCTAGCTGGAAAGGAAAGAGTGAGAATTGTTATACATAGTTTAGAACTTGATAATTGTTTCAATAAACTATGGTAAACActtacaaagaaaaaagattaaatataattttaattcttaattttttaaacgaaattaaaattaatatagttaaattttttatacattttgatttctaaatttagagaaaatatataaatataattaaattgttttgacttgttaaacatgtttttcaattgatattaaaatcaaaatatattaaacaatataaactcAATTAATAAACTCAAATGAAATAGATTAACCgttttgaaaatatttagtataattggattgaaaaactatatttatttatttttaaaatttaaatatttgaacaaACCCAATGGTTAAAATTTaatgactaaaaatatatttaataaaaaaatgaaaatataaaatgaaacaaattaaaaataatttttaaagaaattaatttttttttaagaaatgcTAATTGGATTAAATTAACTTTTCGAGAAGGCACATGAAAACAATTTCTCCAATAAATTCCATctcttaattttcaataaatatttataaaaaaaattcatccagGTGACCCAATACTAGAAAATCTCCACTGGAATCTCATTTCTGCAACCAATCTTCTATTTTAAGCCAAAGCATCAGTGATTCATGGAAAAGAAAGCTTGGATAAATCAAGATGACTTAattggagaagaagagagggagaAAAGAAGTGAAAAGATTTCATATCAGTTCTGATGAAAATTAAAGCCTCTGCTTACACATGAAAAGATGTAACAGAAATTGCTGTAAAATATGAAACCTaaactcttatttttcttttatcaatatttaaagaaaaaaaagctaGTTtgatactaattttaaaaaaacattcatttcacaatactttgataatataataatatatattatgattttaaattaaaaataatataattataatcaaaatattattatttgactgTATTAATGaacttaatttataagttttgcAGTGTCATGCTATCATTGCTCATAATGATGATAACATACAACTAAATGCCGCCTAGGACTGATGTAAAGAGTGGTTTGGAAATTTTGTCAGCCATTAAATAACCTGGCCAGCAGGCCctctaacaaaatatatatatatatatatatatatatatatatatatataacgacaacaagtcttaattaactgtacatacaaaatataattattgatttttgatAAAGAATATTGaaccttttaattttaaagtgaaGATTTCATTTAGGAGGGTagattttttctaaatatataaattttttaattttattgcatCATAAAAAGTGAACTATTGATTTATACATATTTGTaacttactttaaaaaaatttgttttcttaatttaattttgcacatttcttatttattccaTTCTTCTTTGACGGCTTAATAAGATGATTCttttaatttacatttcaaCTTTTATCTATCAATTTAAAGGACCAAAAACTTAAGTTATTCTTGTACAATAAAacttaatacaatttttttatttgttcgtTCTTTAAACAGAATTTAGCCTAAAACTTATTCATGTAATGGTGTTCAAATTATAATTGTCTgtgattttgatttattaataacattttttcatttCAGTTGAATGAATCATAATGTAGAATTAAAggtaataatttattatgacaGAAGGGTTTATAATAGTCTTATCCAAGTTGAATAGaatatgaaagaataaaagagTAGTGGGAAATAAGAAAGACCTGCTAGGGCAGCCTGAAGAGGATCGCCATGTGAGTCCCTTATCTGTAAATCAAAACTTTGATTGCTGGAATGATAGAAATCTTGCATTGCCATCTTAACAGCAACTATCTCCTCTTTACCGTTACGAGAGTTGTTGTCTGTAATAACTCCTATGGTACCCTTTATCTTCACATGCATGCCATCATCAACTGTTGTTTTTCCTAATGCAGTAGTGCTCATCAAACAAAGGAGAGGAACAAGCACATCCAGGCTACCCATAATACCAAACAATAGCTATGCatcattcatccatatattcctttatatatatagcCACAAAAAACTTGTCAAGTCAATTCATTGAGTCAAATTCCATTTTTCTAGATTGAAAAGAAGTGACAACTTGCCTTCGTCTTTAACATACACTTGTCTAATTATATTATGGTTGTTGAGGCGAATGGAGTCAATCGaagcttttaaaaaaatcaaggGATCATTAAAAAAGTGACCTATTGATGTTAGTGattattcaaattaaagattttacgagctttatttatttttattttaatcatcaaacaaagaatattttttattctctataTTTAGGAAAGAAGCTTAAAATttcttacaattatttttaaccaTTTGGTGTAAGTTAGATTATGCTTGAATTTCAACGTTTGTAATTGATgttcaaaatcattttattaattaataagatgaagaaaattagagaaaagaatatatatatatatatatatatatatatatatgaaatacttttaatattcGTTATCAACTTAATTAGTaccttttatatcaattttaaattagaataagaaataaaaactttcTATACGATTAAACATTGTGACCAAGCTAACATGTTTTTCTCTAAACCATGCtatatttttctcaaaaaaaaaagtatgaaaagtatttctatgaaaaattaaaataataaatgaagacCTTCTagatatacaaattttaatgaaaaaagtaattttttaaattgcaaagttaatacttttttaatctttcttgTCTTGGTGtcgaaatttaaaaaatctctAAACTAGCTTAAAACGGTTCATAGACGAAAGATTATTCAAAGAATAGAAGAAAATATGAATAgaaagattaatttttattttatgtggtGTCATCGTAATTTCAAGATTCCTCCTTTCGTGTTGGAACTTTCTGCAGGCTGGCTTTTCAgaatataagtatattttattatttattttaggtaCCTTCAAACATACCACTATTACCTAGAAATTTGAATTGGTACTAACAGTCGCCTCAATGCTTATATGACCACATCAAATAAAACACAGTTAGGGAAGTGAACACATTGTCAATGCCCACTGCAAATAAATTATAcctttaaaacaaatatataaagtaCATGTAGTTGGAAGACATGCGGACTTTCAAGAACATGAAGCAACAAGCTTTAACTAGTGAGAAGAAGGAAAGGAAAAAACGTAACGACGAATGTAACACTCCAATTTGAGATGCCAGGATTAtgagaaaaagatttaaaattttaaaactactGGAAAtccaatttaaataaatgtttacaattaattaacaataatccataattcaatcaataacaaaataaaactccagataaaattatttttcaaaataaaaccatAAATTTCTCAATCATCTCGTTGCGATATACAATATGTGAATTATCTATTGCTCCCGTATTAAAACGATAATCTCTGATCGAAACCACAACTACAAATATAAGGGTGAGTCTACTAAGAATCAATCATAAACAGAATAACAAAACTCATAAGTGTTAAATATTCATCACAATATTAAACACAATAATAACACTAATAACTCCCCAATTTTGCATTCTTTTATGTGTTTATGAGTTTAGGCTTTAATTGTGTAGAATTAGGATGATTTtcgaatttttctttaaatttgtagttttgtaaaattgtagtTAAATATAGGTTTTTAGGAATATTTTAGTGTTTGTCATTAATTaggaaattaatatttttttttggaaagtctcttaataaaaattttaggtTAAAATTTCTACGCATTTTGAGACagcttagcctataaatagaggcgTCTCTCCATCATGTAATCACCTTTGAAATAGACTAAAGTCATAATGTCATTTTGTGCACAAAAACTCTTGTAAGGTCACTCTAGGCTAAAGCAACCATAGTAGCCTCCTCTAGCCTCCTTCGTCaaagagttggcccaacctctcttaGAGAACCCCTAAACACTTCATCCTTCACCATACAATACACCAAAATGGTGACACTTCAACCATCATCCACCACACATTCCGATTTCCATTACAAAACCGTGAGCTCCATGAACATATAACTTGATTGCTTCTAGATTTGGCTTGTCCTAGCTAGAGCACTGCCATCATTTAAGGTTGGCCCAACCTCCTTCTAGACGCATCATCAAATTGCACCATCAAGCCACTTCAACACTTCTTCTTCATGCTTTTGCACCATTGTTAACACtctggcaagtgtaccgaatcgtatcaagtaataataagtggtaagaccaagtatcatttcccaagagactcacggcctaaacaattatgtgatttcttgattaaataagacttgtaaacgaaatcattgtgtttatattgcggaatataaacatgaatgcaagtgttgatcaattggattgaaagatgcaaaagtgattgatataaaatatggaatgattatgttgttggggtttccgacttatcctatccactctcatatatttatgaattcatctccttcattaatgttaatgccactttctaatttaccttaaactcgatgtctcagtgaagaaagcctaatcctaattactagttcacaatgtcttgtctccctagcaattaatcatgcattacattcgcacagaagcttaacggaaaccaaccctcctatcctTATGTCTAGATAacattgcttttgggagaatttccccagttctagattcccGTACGTGTCCATttcgacaaaatcaattatcatgctatgaatgagttaaacaaagcaaacatagagtatagaggaaaaatcctaacaattaacgaagtaaaacatatataatcaagaatcaattcaatacatgagagtttctaaggattacatcgtttccccaacaacaatggagttttagttcaccataggcatggtgaaactagatgaaaataatgaaaagaatgaaagatagaaccctaaaagttgaagatcggagcttccgcatccaaaattcgcctccaaggggtgaaaggagtgtattTTCGCCTATTTCTGTCCAAAGATCtgaccctaggtcgactaaacccttatatagtttataaaacTAACAGAAAACTGGCCCAGGCTCAAGTCGACAGCGCTCATCGCTGGAAATTACGCTCAGCGGTAGGTGCGGCACTCAGAATGACGCTCAGCGatggcgcccaggcgcgaaaCAGTGAACTCAACAGCAGACTTTGGCGTTCAGCGGTAGAAATGTCGCTCAGTGGTGACTGCGATACTTGGATTAGCCCTCAACGATGGCGCTTAGGCATCAAACAGAGAACTCAACAACAAGCTTGGCGCTCAACGGTGAAAATGACGCTGAGCGGTGGCTGcgattcttcttttgtgcaattttccttcctttcctgagtccaactccttgctacttcaacttcttcatccaattcatcttaattcctgtcaaaacaaggaaaaacaagcataaaacccatccaactctcttatttccacaacttaagcaaaaacatgatttcgatctagtttctaagtcataaagggtgtttttaatgtcaaaattaagtataaaaataactgtttttcaatcgttatcacaaccccaaacttagaactttgcttgtcctcaagcaaacaagatgtaactcagtcttccaccaatcaatacaatggttcaacacattcaaaaactctttctttcaagacaagtaattactcaaatcagctcatcaaATAGAATTCAATCAAGATACACACATGCCTTGATTCAGAATAAATCATcatggtgttcacataatcacataatatccaacatatgttattctcatgaataatcaattaactaagcatagatgtaatcatgtgctcatggaatcattcctcaccagataaagtgtttcactcaatcacacaagtgtatataaaggtcactcattcactctactatcacaatgtcacatgaatcaactttgcctttcatttaaccacaatcaaacacactcacaagcaagcatcatcacaaggacttttctatggcttataatgtggctgggctaagaagaaaattggtttttctggatcacaaaattcttgagttaagagagtcattcatactttcatcatttaaacacaaccattcttacttattcccaactttcccttgcattaagcttttcttttctttcctttttctttcttttctttcctttttcttttgctttttcatttgctcaaaacttagctcaatgcttatttattttcccttttcaaatttcccaacaaccccaaacttgaacctttatcaatactaCAAATATTCttaacttaactcaaggtaaagattttcaaaaagggttttcatattatgttcaaggctaaaggttcaaaggacataacacattgtgctctcttttattgggctaaaatcatgcattggctaaaaagggataacaatagatggccttgatcatacgacacatgcaagcaattgattcaatcacaaaaacctaggcaaagtcattcatgctttcaaagtaatatcaattattcacaaaaattctggagttcaaaacctcacatataggctcattcaacattccatATATTCCagatacacatcctgcttaacatcataatcacaatcacaacattatgcatctgttcacatagcttgtgaacaaccacctgtatatcagcatatggtgcacaatctcaacatcaatcaatatccaagcatcatcaagcaatactcatcatgcacaAGTCAATATCAAACCATCACATCAGATAAAGGTTTCAAGCTGAGTACATCACAacttattctaaaaacagaaacaaaataatgttcacaaaaataaaaaggaaagttTAGAAAACTAGGGTGCCTCTCAATAAGTGCTTCTTTAACGttactagcttgacccaataagctcaCGGATCAACCAACGTCATCACTATGGAAAGACGTTCCACTTCTCCTCCCAAATAgtgcttgagacgttgaccattcatTACCCAACTCCTTTGTGGATCCCTAGCAGCTGGATCTACCAATTCAATTGCTTCATGGGGATGCACACCCGTCACTATGAATGGTCTtgaccattttgacttcagcttcCCAGGAAACAACTTCAACCGTGAATTGAATAATAACACCTGCTGCCTTggattaaaaactttttttatcagcttcctgtcatgatagaattttaCCCTTTTTTTACAATTCCTGGACGAATCATATGCGTGCAACCGCATCTCTTCAAGCTCCAGCATCTGCCTTCGGTGTTTATTCTGAGTTTCATagggatcaaaattcaaaaatttaagagcccacaaagctttatgctccatctccactggcagatgacatgctttcccatagacttaCTGAAAAGGTGATAAACCCATAGATGTCTTCATTGCCGTCCTATATGCCCAGAGAGCATCATCCAGTTTCTGTGACCattcctttcttgatgaagtaACTGTTTTCTCCAGTATcctctttatttttctgttagacACCTTAGCTTGCCCATTGAtatgtggatgataaggtgcaatTACCTTATGCCTCacaccataatgtttgagtacttttgcAAGCTGAaagttgcaaaaatgagatcctccatcactaataagTACTCTTGGAGTTCCGAAGCGTGAAAAGATTTGCCTCTTCCGAAATTTGATCACAATGCTAGCATCATTCTTGGGACAAGCTagggcttccacccatttactcacataatccaccgCCACCAGAATGTATTCATTGGTGAAAGATGGTGGAAAAGGTTCCACAAAatcaataccccagcaatcaaagaCTTAAACCTCTTAAATGCCTTGTAGTGGCCTCTCATGACGTCTTGCtactgttctttctccattaaaatgtcctccataaggtgaatcatgacagtgccagagaattccttctgcttcttcatttgttaCACACTGCCTCACAAGGTTATCTGCtctaattttgaataaatacgGATCATCTTAAataaactgcttggcatcatgtaatttttttttctttgttgccaattgAGATCATTTGGGATTACTCCTGCAGCTTTAAAActagccatatcagcaaaccacggTCTTTGTTGGAtgtacatgagtgtttcatctgagaAAGATTCCCAAATTTCAGCTTCCTTGCTTGTAACTTCACTATTAATCAACCTGGATAAGTGATCAGCAATTACATTTTCACTCCCCTTTTTGTCACAGATTTCCATATCAAACTCTTGTATTAAAAGCACCCATCTAATCAATCGTGACTTAGAATTCGGCTTAGTTAACAAAAACTTTATAGCAGCATGATCTGTGTAGATAATCACTTTAGACCCAACAAGATAcggtctaaatttctccaaaGCATAAACAATAGCAAGAAATTCTTTTTGTGTGGTGGCATAATTCAAATGGGCTTCATTCAAAACCTTGCTTGCGTAATAGATAGTATGAaatactttctcttttctctgacTAAgcacaactcctattgcataatcactggcatcacacattagttcaaaattttgattccaatctaGAGCTACAATCACTAGGACTAACACCAATTTgcttttcaaaatatcaaaggcttttaaacattcttcattcatcacaaaaggcaCATCTTTAACCAGCAAATTACTCAACGGTTTAACAATCTTTGAGAAGTCtttaataaatcttctataaaacccagcatgGCCTAAAAAACCTCTAATCCCCTTCACATTTTTCGGCGGTGGAAGCTActcaatgacttctactttggCTTTATCCACTTCAATCCCCCTAGCAGAAATCTTGTGACCCAACACAATTCCTtctgttaccatgaaatgacatttctcccaattaagcaCAAGATTCGTTTGAACACATCTCTTGAGGACAATATCCAAATTTgccaaacacctttggaaagaatCTCCAAACACTGAAaagtcatccatgaagacttcaatacaCTTCTCTATGAGATCCgcaaaaattgcctgcatacacctttgaaacgtagctggagcattacataacccaAATGACATCTTCTTGTAAGCAAATACACCAAATGGACATGTAAATACCGTCTTCTCTTGATCTTTTAGatccaccacaatttgattgtatccaaaatatccatctagaaagcaATAAAAGGCCTGACCTGCCAATCTTTCGAGCATCTGATCCATAAAAGAaggggaaaatgatccttcctagtagCTTTATTTAACTTCCTATAATCAATGCACATCCTCCATCTAGTAACTGTCCTAGTAGGAACAAgctcattcttctcattatatattattgtcatcccacctttctttggcactaCCTGTAttggactcacccattcactatcAGAGATTGGATATATAATACCAGCTTCTAGCAGCTTCAgtacttcttttctaaccacctccttcatccggatttaaccttctctgagGTTGAGCACATGGTctataatcatcttccataaatattttatgcatgCACTAGGTTGGACTTATACCTTTGAGATTTGAGATTGACCATCCAATAGCTTCTCTGTTGGCTTTTAAtatttctaccaacttttcttcctctttagGGAGCAAAGAATTACTAATGATGACTGgttttgttccatcttcttctaagaaaacatacttcaaatgtgatGGTAACATCTTTAGCTCcaacttcttttctttgactTCTTCTTTGGTATCAATCATCTCAAAATTAGCCTCCTCCACTGGGATCTCCTTCAATGTCTCCAACTCCGTCATACACacatcaattaatttttcttcctcATCATTCAAGTCTTCACAggcatcaataagagttttttCTAACGGAGAAGAACAACATACCATCTTCtcttgcaccatacaaacttcatcaagcaTATCAAATTGGAAACATGCTTTATCATCTTTAGGGTgtgtcatggctttgaatacaTCAAAATCCCCTTTTTCATCTTGAACTCTCACTTTAAGCTtgccattctccacatcaattaaaactcttgCAGTCTTCATAAATGGTCTCCTAGGATAAGAGGCACATCTCCattctcctccatctccattatgacaaaatccactggaaatacaaatttgtctaCCTTCACGAGCACATCTTCAACCACCCCATACGGgtatttaagagacctgtccgcTAACTGTAGTGACATTCTAGTAGGTTTGAGTTCCAAACCTTCAATTCTTTTGAACATAGCAAGcgacattaaattaatgctagctcccaaatcaatcaatgctcttctaATTTCCAATTCTCCGATGGTA
This genomic window contains:
- the LOC128194650 gene encoding uncharacterized protein LOC128194650, with translation MVQWQQQPTPIEKTTTKLGETFRQFMKMSLSYCENIEVAFKSMKMHIGQLVNKIEGCERNAKSNLREECKTIVTRSGKVLDERKIERKEKENVSEEEEKEKQLEQFMEIFKKLEITIPFSEALQQMPSYAKFLKELLTKKRKYIEKGTIEVQGNCSAIIHKLLPPKLKDPGSFTIPCTIGELEIRRALIDLGASINLMSLAMFKRIEGLELKPTRMSLQLADRSLKYPYGVVEDVLVKTARVLIDVENGKLKVRVQDEKGDFDVFKAMTHPKDDKACFQFDMLDEVCMVQEKMVCCSSPLEKTLIDACEDLNDEEEKLIDVCMTELETLKEIPVEEANFEMIDTKEEVKEKKLELKMLPSHLKYVFLEEDGTKPVIISNSLLPKEEEKLVEILKANREAIGWSISNLKGISPT